The following are encoded in a window of Neomicrococcus lactis genomic DNA:
- a CDS encoding HelD family protein: MDRTDSLPTDHARSIEGERVYVHELYERLDELRAEKTDQLAKVRKAGAVGTMQNATERDAFATMYEDRLAQLNAVEDRLVFGRLDFDQKDDGAAVTPRYIGRIGLTSEDQTRLMVDWRAPEASAFYQATAFDRRNVRRRRHLILKGREVIGVEDDVLDSSLLADGEVLQGGGALLAAVTQRRTGRMADIVATIQSEQDRIIRSPQPGVLVVQGGPGTGKTAVALHRAAYLLYEHRDRLKSAGVLLVGPSASFMTYIERVLPSLGETGVVMASVGRLMPGIRAVPETNRLTARVKGRLDMVDFVANAVAERQRTFSAPRLVNVEGTTLKISPKLVKRARDKARATGKPYNQARETFVKIMVRELAEHMKDKLEQSSGGGNNVDRSYLTEDVRASRDVRIALNLCWMPMTPEKLLSDLFANPERLAWTAPHLKKKERAALYRERGSAWTEADVPLLDEAAELLGEFDPSNGRQKAEKESEDARDLANAEQTLKNVDAMLAEYGIDGVLSAEELAAFNQVTETSLTAAERAFMDRTWAYGHVVVDEAQELSPMQWRLLMRRCPMKSFTIVGDIAQASSASASKSWEQALKPFVDERFRLEELTVNYRTPKQIAKAATRMARAAGLSVSTPEAVRKGEWPPVVTRVGEGELMATLCEKLPAEVEIVEGGMVAIIAPQHLFQEARVEATKLYGKRVGSGSGALDQDIVVTSPNDAKGLEYDSVIILEPAAIVEESGGSVGSLYVAMTRPTQRLHLIAEREIPSGIVKD, encoded by the coding sequence ATGGACCGCACCGATAGTTTGCCAACCGATCACGCACGATCGATTGAGGGCGAGCGGGTCTATGTTCACGAACTTTATGAACGCCTCGATGAATTGCGAGCGGAGAAGACGGACCAACTAGCGAAGGTTCGCAAAGCTGGCGCAGTAGGCACCATGCAGAACGCCACCGAGCGTGATGCCTTTGCCACGATGTATGAAGATCGTTTGGCGCAGCTCAATGCTGTTGAAGATCGCTTGGTGTTTGGGCGCCTCGATTTCGATCAAAAGGACGACGGCGCTGCGGTCACCCCGCGCTATATTGGCCGCATTGGTTTGACTTCCGAAGATCAGACGCGACTCATGGTGGACTGGCGTGCCCCGGAAGCCAGCGCGTTCTATCAGGCCACGGCTTTTGATCGCCGCAATGTGCGACGTCGCCGGCATCTGATTCTCAAGGGCCGCGAAGTGATTGGTGTTGAGGACGATGTCCTTGACTCCTCGTTGCTTGCCGACGGTGAAGTGCTCCAGGGCGGCGGAGCCCTCTTGGCCGCCGTGACGCAGCGACGCACGGGACGCATGGCGGATATCGTCGCCACTATTCAGTCCGAGCAGGACCGCATCATTCGCTCGCCGCAACCCGGCGTGCTGGTGGTCCAGGGTGGTCCCGGTACGGGTAAGACGGCAGTTGCGCTGCACCGTGCTGCGTATTTGCTCTATGAACACCGTGATCGTTTGAAGTCTGCCGGCGTCTTGTTGGTGGGACCTTCGGCGTCCTTCATGACGTACATTGAGCGCGTGTTGCCGTCGCTGGGTGAAACCGGCGTGGTGATGGCGAGCGTGGGTCGACTGATGCCGGGTATCCGTGCGGTGCCGGAAACCAACCGTCTAACCGCTCGCGTCAAGGGCCGTCTGGACATGGTGGATTTTGTAGCGAACGCCGTGGCGGAACGTCAGCGCACGTTCTCCGCACCGCGACTCGTCAATGTCGAAGGCACCACGCTCAAGATTTCGCCGAAGCTCGTGAAGCGCGCGCGTGATAAAGCCCGCGCCACCGGCAAACCGTACAACCAGGCTCGCGAGACGTTCGTGAAGATCATGGTGCGCGAGCTCGCCGAGCACATGAAAGACAAGCTCGAACAGTCCTCAGGTGGCGGCAACAACGTTGACCGTTCGTACTTGACCGAAGACGTACGGGCTTCACGTGACGTGCGCATTGCATTGAACTTGTGCTGGATGCCCATGACGCCAGAGAAGTTGCTGTCCGATCTTTTCGCGAATCCTGAACGCCTTGCATGGACCGCTCCGCACTTGAAGAAGAAGGAGCGCGCAGCGCTGTATCGCGAGCGGGGAAGTGCGTGGACTGAAGCGGACGTTCCTCTCTTGGACGAGGCCGCCGAGCTACTGGGTGAATTCGATCCATCCAACGGCCGCCAGAAAGCCGAGAAGGAAAGCGAGGACGCTCGCGATCTCGCGAACGCTGAGCAAACGCTCAAGAACGTTGACGCCATGCTCGCTGAGTACGGAATTGACGGCGTGCTATCCGCCGAAGAGTTGGCTGCCTTCAACCAGGTCACGGAGACGTCACTGACTGCCGCTGAGCGTGCCTTCATGGACCGCACTTGGGCATATGGACACGTAGTGGTGGATGAGGCTCAAGAGCTCTCACCGATGCAGTGGCGGTTGCTCATGCGCCGTTGCCCCATGAAGTCCTTCACGATTGTTGGCGATATTGCGCAGGCAAGCTCCGCTAGCGCGTCGAAGAGCTGGGAACAAGCGCTCAAGCCATTCGTGGATGAACGCTTCCGTCTTGAAGAGTTGACGGTCAACTACCGTACCCCGAAGCAGATTGCGAAGGCGGCTACCCGTATGGCTCGAGCAGCGGGACTCTCCGTCTCTACGCCAGAAGCTGTCCGCAAGGGCGAGTGGCCACCAGTTGTCACTCGTGTTGGCGAAGGCGAACTCATGGCAACGCTTTGTGAAAAGCTGCCTGCCGAAGTGGAGATCGTCGAGGGCGGCATGGTGGCCATCATCGCGCCGCAGCATCTCTTCCAAGAAGCTCGAGTTGAAGCGACCAAGCTTTACGGAAAGCGCGTCGGTAGCGGATCCGGTGCTTTGGACCAGGACATCGTGGTGACTTCACCGAACGATGCCAAGGGTCTTGAGTATGACTCCGTCATCATTTTGGAGCCGGCCGCCATCGTGGAAGAGTCCGGCGGATCTGTTGGATCTCTGTATGTCGCTATGACGCGACCTACGCAACGATTGCACTTGATCGCCGAGCGGGAGATCCCGTCAGGCATCGTTAAGGATTAG
- a CDS encoding adenine phosphoribosyltransferase, translated as MQLETESISQLIDRLAAVVPDYPEPGISFKDLTPVFADAQGFKRIVDAIVDPFRGTFDVIAGLEARGFILASAAAYATGTGMLTIRKKGKLPRETFAESYQLEYGEATLEVHCDDVPTGTRVLILDDVLATGGTLGASTKLVERAGGIVVGIGVVLELEDLGGRGRLSGRHVHSLSAV; from the coding sequence GTGCAATTGGAGACTGAGTCTATTTCGCAGCTGATTGATCGGCTGGCGGCTGTTGTTCCGGATTATCCGGAGCCAGGAATCTCGTTTAAGGACCTGACGCCGGTTTTCGCGGACGCCCAGGGCTTCAAGCGAATCGTTGATGCCATCGTCGATCCGTTCCGCGGAACCTTTGATGTTATTGCCGGTCTCGAGGCTCGAGGATTCATTCTCGCCTCCGCAGCCGCCTATGCCACGGGCACGGGCATGCTCACCATTCGGAAGAAGGGCAAGCTGCCCCGCGAAACCTTCGCCGAGTCTTACCAACTCGAATACGGCGAGGCCACGCTCGAAGTGCATTGCGACGACGTGCCCACCGGAACCCGCGTCCTCATTCTGGACGACGTGCTAGCCACCGGCGGCACCCTCGGAGCCTCCACCAAGCTCGTAGAACGAGCAGGCGGAATCGTCGTGGGAATCGGCGTGGTGCTTGAACTTGAAGATTTGGGTGGCCGCGGCAGATTGTCCGGCAGGCATGTCCATTCCCTCAGCGCAGTGTAG
- a CDS encoding maleylpyruvate isomerase family mycothiol-dependent enzyme, with amino-acid sequence MTSAPLFDAQDTARLISTFRDALGLYKKYLERYPAEGFGQKSTLPEWTNAHVIAHVDGFSRGVLNQLDAIANHEFRDFYEGGQDERNRRIELGALMQPEALRERALESLNGVAAQLSDADDALLDTPTRFQGSVRRIMLACIREYAVHSIDLTKGAQPIDWTQDMVRHFFDFAQARVPEALKLNLQPVGGQAHTIGTGARTIVVQGMDFDIAAWLTGRQPSGQVRATAAADGVTLPELLPWPKPVLLTPDEERALAAN; translated from the coding sequence ATGACTTCGGCACCACTTTTCGATGCGCAGGACACCGCACGCTTGATCAGCACGTTTCGGGATGCCCTCGGGCTCTATAAGAAGTACCTAGAACGGTACCCAGCGGAAGGATTCGGGCAGAAGTCAACGTTGCCTGAGTGGACGAACGCGCATGTCATCGCGCATGTGGACGGTTTCTCCCGAGGCGTGCTGAACCAGCTCGACGCCATCGCGAACCATGAGTTCCGGGACTTCTACGAAGGCGGCCAAGACGAGCGCAATCGTCGCATCGAACTGGGTGCTCTCATGCAGCCCGAGGCACTGCGCGAACGCGCACTCGAGTCCCTCAACGGGGTTGCCGCACAGCTCAGCGATGCCGATGATGCACTCCTCGATACACCCACCCGCTTTCAGGGCTCGGTGCGTCGGATCATGCTTGCCTGCATTCGCGAATACGCGGTGCACTCGATCGACCTCACAAAGGGTGCGCAGCCTATCGACTGGACTCAGGACATGGTGCGGCACTTCTTCGACTTCGCGCAGGCACGCGTTCCGGAAGCACTCAAGCTCAACCTGCAGCCAGTCGGCGGACAAGCACACACCATCGGCACGGGTGCTCGGACCATCGTGGTTCAAGGCATGGACTTTGACATCGCCGCGTGGCTCACGGGCCGTCAACCCTCAGGTCAGGTGCGTGCCACGGCAGCTGCGGACGGTGTGACCCTTCCCGAATTGTTGCCTTGGCCAAAGCCCGTCTTGCTCACCCCAGACGAAGAGCGAGCCCTCGCAGCCAACTGA
- the argH gene encoding argininosuccinate lyase, translated as MQDASQKSASTNEGSLWGGRFAGGPADALAALSKSTHFDWRLARYDIEGSRAHARVLHRANLLTDEELDGMIKALDQLETDVVSGAYTAAESDEDVHGSLERGLIERAGAQLGGKLRAGRSRNDQIATLGRMFLRDHARIIARGVVATIEALIHQAQTHPNAAMPGRTHLQHAQPVLLSHHLLAHAWALLRDVQRFQDWDKRAGISPYGSGALAGNTLGLDPVAVAKDLNFNSAVWNSIDGTASRDVYAEFAWITAMLGVDLSRVSEEIIIWATKEFSFVTLDDAFSTGSSIMPQKKNPDVAELARGKSGRLIGNLTGLLATLKALPLAYNRDLQEDKEPVFDSADTLEVLLPAVSGMIETLTFNTERMADLAPQGFALATDIAEWLVRQGVPFREAHELSGACVRIAEQRNAELWDLTDEEFASVSAHLTPEVRSVLSTEGSLNARAGQGGTAPSAVALQLAELTAQLDAVRSFVGE; from the coding sequence ATGCAGGATGCAAGCCAGAAATCAGCCAGCACCAATGAAGGCTCCTTGTGGGGCGGACGTTTCGCTGGGGGACCGGCGGACGCTCTCGCTGCCTTGAGCAAGTCCACGCACTTTGACTGGCGCCTTGCTCGCTATGACATCGAAGGCTCGCGCGCTCATGCTCGCGTGCTGCACCGTGCCAACCTCCTGACGGACGAAGAGCTCGACGGCATGATCAAGGCTCTTGATCAGCTCGAAACGGACGTCGTCAGTGGCGCCTACACCGCCGCGGAGAGCGACGAAGACGTCCACGGCTCCCTCGAGCGCGGCTTGATCGAGCGCGCAGGCGCGCAGCTCGGCGGCAAGCTCCGCGCCGGACGCTCCCGCAATGACCAGATCGCCACACTGGGCCGCATGTTCTTGCGCGACCACGCACGCATCATCGCTCGCGGCGTCGTCGCCACCATCGAGGCTCTGATTCACCAGGCTCAGACCCATCCGAATGCAGCGATGCCGGGCCGCACCCACTTGCAGCACGCTCAGCCCGTGCTGTTGTCCCACCACTTGCTCGCGCACGCATGGGCTCTCTTGCGCGATGTGCAGCGTTTCCAGGATTGGGACAAGCGCGCTGGCATCAGCCCGTACGGTTCCGGCGCATTGGCCGGCAACACGCTGGGCTTGGACCCAGTCGCCGTCGCGAAGGACCTTAACTTCAACAGCGCCGTCTGGAACTCGATTGATGGCACGGCTTCCCGCGACGTCTACGCGGAGTTCGCATGGATCACGGCCATGCTGGGCGTGGACCTGTCCCGCGTGAGCGAAGAAATCATTATTTGGGCCACGAAGGAATTCTCTTTCGTCACCCTCGATGACGCGTTCTCCACGGGGTCGTCCATCATGCCGCAGAAGAAGAACCCGGATGTCGCCGAGCTGGCTCGTGGCAAGTCCGGCCGTCTCATCGGCAACCTGACCGGCCTGCTCGCCACGCTCAAGGCGCTTCCGCTCGCGTACAACCGCGACCTCCAAGAGGACAAGGAACCGGTCTTCGACTCCGCTGACACCCTCGAGGTCTTGCTTCCTGCGGTTTCCGGCATGATCGAGACCCTCACCTTCAACACGGAGCGCATGGCCGATCTCGCGCCTCAAGGCTTCGCGCTTGCCACAGATATTGCCGAATGGTTGGTTCGCCAGGGCGTTCCATTCCGCGAGGCGCACGAGCTCTCCGGCGCCTGCGTCCGCATTGCGGAGCAGCGCAACGCAGAACTCTGGGATCTCACGGATGAAGAATTCGCGAGCGTTTCCGCGCACTTGACCCCAGAGGTTCGCAGCGTGCTGTCCACCGAGGGCTCGCTTAACGCGCGCGCCGGTCAGGGCGGTACCGCTCCAAGCGCAGTAGCGCTGCAGTTGGCTGAGCTGACTGCCCAGTTGGATGCCGTGCGCTCTTTCGTGGGCGAATAA
- a CDS encoding argininosuccinate synthase, which produces MKDRVVLAYSGGLDTSVAIGWIAEATGAEVIAVAVDVGQGGESLETIRQRALGCGAVEAYVADARDEFAEEYCMPALKANSLYMDAYPLVSALSRPVIVKHLVKAAKEFGATTVSHGCTGKGNDQVRFEVGIQTLGPDLKCIAPVRDLALTREKAIDYAEKNSLPIVTTKKNPFSIDQNVWGRAVETGFLEDIWNGPTKDVYDYTASPEFPPAPDVVTIEFKQGIPVALDGNPVTPLQAIEELNRRAGAQGVGRIDIVEDRLVGIKSREIYEAPGAMALIAAHKELENVTVERELARFKKTVGQRWTELVYDGQWFSPLKRSLDAFVEDTQKHVNGEIRLELHGGRATVQGRRSSSSLYDFNLATYDEGDAFDQASARGFIDIFGLSSKVATERDERVAANEAK; this is translated from the coding sequence GTGAAGGATCGCGTTGTCCTCGCTTACTCGGGTGGACTTGATACGTCCGTCGCCATCGGCTGGATTGCTGAAGCAACCGGCGCTGAAGTCATTGCTGTTGCAGTTGACGTGGGACAGGGTGGAGAGTCGCTCGAAACCATTCGCCAGCGCGCCCTTGGCTGCGGCGCTGTAGAAGCTTATGTTGCTGATGCACGCGATGAATTCGCTGAAGAATATTGCATGCCAGCACTCAAGGCGAACTCCCTGTACATGGACGCCTACCCGCTGGTCTCGGCGTTGAGCCGCCCAGTGATCGTCAAGCACCTCGTGAAGGCTGCTAAGGAATTCGGCGCCACCACGGTCTCCCACGGTTGCACCGGCAAGGGTAATGACCAGGTTCGTTTCGAGGTCGGCATTCAGACTCTTGGCCCAGACCTCAAGTGCATCGCACCGGTTCGTGACCTCGCGCTGACCCGCGAAAAGGCTATCGATTACGCGGAGAAGAACAGCCTCCCGATCGTCACCACCAAGAAGAACCCTTTCTCCATTGACCAGAACGTCTGGGGCCGCGCAGTTGAGACCGGCTTCCTCGAGGACATCTGGAACGGTCCTACCAAGGACGTTTACGACTACACCGCGAGCCCAGAGTTCCCACCGGCTCCGGACGTCGTGACCATCGAATTCAAGCAGGGTATCCCTGTTGCTCTCGACGGCAACCCGGTAACTCCGTTGCAGGCTATTGAAGAACTGAACCGCCGCGCAGGCGCTCAGGGCGTCGGCCGCATCGACATCGTGGAAGACCGCCTTGTAGGCATCAAGTCCCGCGAAATCTACGAAGCTCCTGGCGCGATGGCACTCATCGCCGCCCACAAGGAACTCGAGAACGTCACCGTTGAGCGCGAGTTGGCTCGCTTCAAGAAGACCGTTGGTCAGCGCTGGACCGAGCTGGTGTACGACGGCCAGTGGTTCTCGCCGCTCAAGCGTTCGCTCGATGCCTTCGTCGAAGACACCCAGAAGCACGTGAACGGCGAAATCCGTCTTGAACTCCACGGTGGCCGCGCTACCGTTCAGGGCCGCCGCTCTTCGAGCTCGCTCTACGACTTCAACTTGGCCACCTACGACGAAGGCGATGCCTTCGATCAGGCGAGCGCCCGCGGATTCATCGACATCTTCGGTCTCTCTTCCAAGGTCGCCACCGAGCGCGACGAGCGCGTCGCCGCTAACGAAGCGAAGTAG
- a CDS encoding ankyrin repeat domain-containing protein yields MSTADTQHDSQNDDDYERAISMPADNPSGLSEEQLAFVQTTFDMARAGDERLAELITQGIPADIKNEKGDTYLILAAYNGHMSLVRALVKAGADVNELNAREQSALTCAVFRKDRPMMQFLMDHGADPALGAQSARATAAAFGVEASDIIGA; encoded by the coding sequence ATGAGCACAGCGGATACCCAGCACGATTCACAGAACGATGACGACTATGAGCGCGCAATTAGCATGCCTGCCGACAATCCTTCCGGCCTCTCAGAAGAACAACTAGCTTTCGTCCAAACCACTTTCGACATGGCTCGGGCCGGCGACGAACGCCTCGCCGAGCTCATTACTCAAGGTATACCCGCAGATATCAAGAATGAGAAGGGCGATACCTACCTCATTTTGGCTGCGTACAACGGCCACATGTCCTTGGTTCGCGCTCTGGTTAAAGCAGGCGCCGACGTCAACGAACTCAACGCCCGGGAGCAGTCGGCACTGACCTGCGCGGTCTTCCGCAAGGATCGTCCCATGATGCAGTTCCTCATGGATCATGGAGCGGATCCAGCACTCGGCGCCCAAAGCGCCCGTGCCACGGCTGCCGCTTTCGGCGTCGAGGCCAGCGACATCATCGGCGCCTAA
- a CDS encoding arginine repressor, with amino-acid sequence MNAPAANAQPATKTARQARIKALLKATYVRSQSELAELLALEGVQVTQATLSRDLVELGAIRVRGEDGGLVYALRSEGGDPTPKAGVAQEVLDARLAKLCAELLVTAESSANIVVLRTPPGAANFLALAIDHSVLPAILGTIAGDDTVMVITRDPNGGEAVANRFLEMAAVQ; translated from the coding sequence ATGAATGCCCCGGCAGCGAATGCGCAGCCCGCTACCAAGACTGCACGGCAGGCCCGCATCAAGGCGCTCCTCAAAGCGACGTATGTGCGCTCGCAGTCGGAGCTCGCGGAGCTTCTCGCCCTAGAAGGCGTGCAGGTCACGCAGGCAACGCTTTCGCGGGACCTCGTGGAGCTGGGTGCCATTCGAGTGCGCGGCGAGGACGGCGGGCTGGTTTATGCGCTGCGCTCCGAAGGCGGCGACCCCACGCCGAAGGCGGGCGTGGCTCAAGAAGTGCTGGATGCTCGCTTGGCGAAGCTCTGCGCCGAACTGCTCGTGACCGCAGAATCTTCCGCGAACATCGTGGTGTTGCGGACCCCGCCGGGCGCCGCCAACTTCCTGGCGCTCGCGATCGATCATTCAGTCCTGCCGGCCATCCTCGGCACCATCGCCGGCGATGACACGGTCATGGTTATCACTCGCGATCCCAACGGCGGCGAGGCCGTGGCCAATCGATTCCTCGAAATGGCTGCGGTTCAGTAG
- the argF gene encoding ornithine carbamoyltransferase has product MTTENTTTVRHFLVDTDLSPAEQREVLDLAAELKADRWSRTPFKGPQTVAIIFDKTSTRTRVSFSAGVADLGGQPLIINPGEAQLGEKESIADSARVLSRMVSTIVWRTFEQSNVEEMAQYSTVPVINSLTDDYHPCQLLADLLTIREHKGELAGLTMTYLGDAANNMANSYLLAGVTAGMHVRIAGPEGYLPAEHVVEAAQQRAAETGGSVLITTDAVEALKDADVVATDTWISMGQEAEKELRLTLFGDYSVTAEAMKHAKADAVVLHCLPAYRGYEISEDVIDGPQSVVWDEAENRLHAQKALMVWLMEKSGLAR; this is encoded by the coding sequence ATGACTACCGAGAACACCACCACTGTTCGGCACTTCCTGGTTGACACGGACTTGTCCCCGGCAGAGCAGCGCGAAGTCTTGGATCTCGCCGCGGAGCTGAAGGCAGATCGTTGGTCGCGCACTCCGTTCAAGGGACCGCAGACGGTTGCGATCATCTTCGACAAGACCTCAACCCGAACTCGTGTCTCCTTCTCCGCAGGCGTTGCAGACCTGGGCGGCCAGCCGCTCATCATCAACCCGGGCGAAGCTCAGCTGGGCGAAAAGGAAAGCATCGCCGACTCGGCACGCGTGCTGTCCCGCATGGTCTCGACCATCGTGTGGCGCACGTTCGAGCAGTCCAACGTCGAGGAAATGGCGCAGTACTCCACGGTTCCCGTCATCAACTCGCTGACCGATGACTACCACCCGTGCCAGCTCCTCGCGGATCTTTTGACCATCCGTGAGCACAAGGGCGAACTCGCGGGCCTCACCATGACGTACCTGGGCGATGCCGCCAACAATATGGCCAACTCCTACTTGCTTGCTGGCGTCACCGCAGGCATGCACGTTCGTATCGCTGGCCCTGAGGGCTACCTGCCTGCAGAGCACGTCGTTGAAGCTGCTCAGCAGCGTGCCGCCGAAACCGGGGGATCGGTCTTGATCACCACGGATGCGGTCGAAGCCCTCAAGGACGCAGACGTCGTCGCCACGGATACCTGGATCTCCATGGGCCAGGAAGCGGAAAAAGAACTCCGCCTCACCCTCTTCGGCGACTACTCCGTGACGGCCGAAGCGATGAAGCACGCGAAAGCAGACGCCGTCGTACTTCATTGCTTGCCTGCATACCGCGGCTATGAAATCTCGGAAGATGTCATCGACGGCCCACAGTCTGTGGTCTGGGACGAAGCTGAAAACCGCTTGCACGCGCAGAAGGCGCTCATGGTGTGGCTCATGGAAAAGTCGGGTCTCGCGCGATGA
- a CDS encoding acetylornithine transaminase: MTNADLTEQYQHNLLGVFGTPQSVLTKGKGAHVWDADGNKYLDLLGGIAVNALGHAHPAWVKAVTEQAATLAHVSNFFATEPQIKLAHKILELAQAPEGSRVFFTNSGTEANEAAFKLARRNAGTPEKPRTRILALKNSFHGRTMGALSLTWKEAYRAPFEPLPGGVEFIEAGNILALKNALDDTVQALFVEPIQGEAGVVELPEGYLEAARELTRDAGALLIVDEVQTGIGRTGQWFASSSVTPDAMTLAKGLGGGFPIGALVTFGDANSHLLTAGQHGTTFGGNPLAAAAALATLTTIEQDGLVDHAQQLGKWITAELEQLDFVTSVHGRGLLIGFDLDLEASAAVVTAALEHGFIVNAPTPRTVRLAPPLILTQDEAQTFITELPTIYRRATANLSAPAPASTTAESK, translated from the coding sequence ATGACCAACGCTGACCTCACCGAGCAGTACCAGCACAACCTTCTCGGCGTCTTCGGAACGCCGCAAAGTGTCCTGACCAAGGGCAAGGGCGCGCATGTTTGGGACGCCGACGGCAACAAGTACCTGGACTTGTTGGGCGGCATCGCCGTCAACGCTTTGGGCCACGCGCACCCCGCCTGGGTCAAGGCCGTCACGGAGCAGGCTGCCACGCTGGCTCACGTCTCCAACTTCTTTGCCACGGAGCCACAGATCAAGCTGGCCCACAAGATTCTTGAGCTCGCTCAGGCTCCAGAAGGCTCCCGCGTCTTCTTCACGAACTCCGGCACCGAGGCCAATGAGGCCGCCTTCAAGCTGGCCCGTCGCAACGCCGGAACTCCTGAGAAGCCACGCACCCGAATCCTTGCCTTGAAGAATTCTTTTCATGGCCGCACCATGGGCGCGCTCTCGCTGACGTGGAAGGAAGCGTACCGCGCTCCCTTTGAGCCACTCCCTGGTGGCGTGGAGTTCATTGAAGCCGGCAATATCCTAGCGCTCAAGAACGCACTGGATGACACCGTTCAAGCGCTGTTCGTGGAGCCCATTCAGGGTGAAGCGGGCGTCGTGGAACTTCCGGAGGGCTACTTGGAGGCTGCCCGCGAGCTGACTCGTGACGCTGGCGCGCTGCTCATCGTTGACGAAGTCCAAACGGGCATTGGCCGCACCGGCCAGTGGTTTGCATCGTCATCAGTTACTCCGGACGCCATGACCTTGGCTAAGGGACTCGGTGGAGGTTTCCCCATCGGAGCCCTCGTCACCTTCGGCGACGCGAACTCCCACTTGCTTACTGCGGGCCAACACGGCACCACGTTTGGTGGCAACCCGCTCGCAGCAGCCGCCGCACTCGCAACGCTCACCACCATTGAGCAAGACGGTCTCGTCGATCACGCGCAGCAGCTCGGCAAATGGATCACGGCAGAACTCGAACAGCTGGACTTCGTCACGAGCGTTCACGGCCGTGGCCTGTTGATCGGCTTCGATCTGGATCTTGAAGCATCTGCCGCCGTGGTCACCGCGGCTCTGGAGCACGGCTTCATCGTCAATGCGCCAACCCCACGTACCGTTCGCTTGGCGCCACCGCTCATCTTGACGCAAGACGAAGCGCAAACCTTCATTACTGAATTGCCCACCATTTACCGCCGCGCGACTGCGAACCTTTCCGCACCCGCACCCGCGTCCACTACCGCTGAGTCCAAGTAA
- the argB gene encoding acetylglutamate kinase produces the protein MEISPETQEQKKAQALIEALPWIQRFSGKRMVIKYGGNAMINEDLRRAFAEDIVFLHHAGIHPIVVHGGGPQINSMLDRLGIESEFKGGLRVTTSEAMDVVRMVLTGQVGRELVGLINSHGRYAVGFSGEDAGLLRAKKTGTIVDGEEVDLGLVGEVTAVDPSAIVDLVDSGRIPVISSVAPEVGDDGQLTGDVLNVNADTAAAELAAALGAEKLVILTDVEGLYAKWPDKNSLISMLTADELRDMMPTLESGMIPKMAACLKALDAGVPQTHIVDGRQPHSILLEIFTSEGIGTLLVPGSPESQAPATTPESGAQA, from the coding sequence ATGGAAATTTCCCCCGAAACGCAAGAGCAAAAGAAAGCGCAAGCGCTCATCGAAGCACTTCCGTGGATCCAGCGTTTTTCCGGAAAGCGCATGGTCATCAAGTACGGCGGCAACGCCATGATCAACGAGGACCTGCGACGAGCTTTCGCTGAGGACATCGTGTTCTTGCACCACGCTGGAATCCACCCGATTGTGGTGCACGGCGGTGGGCCGCAGATCAACTCCATGCTGGATCGTCTCGGTATCGAGTCGGAGTTCAAGGGCGGCCTGCGCGTCACTACGAGCGAGGCCATGGACGTGGTCCGCATGGTGCTCACGGGCCAAGTAGGCCGCGAACTCGTGGGACTCATCAACTCTCACGGCCGCTATGCCGTGGGCTTCTCCGGTGAAGACGCTGGGCTGCTGCGCGCCAAGAAGACCGGCACCATCGTGGATGGCGAAGAAGTTGACCTTGGACTCGTTGGTGAAGTGACCGCAGTTGATCCCAGCGCGATCGTGGATCTCGTGGATTCTGGCCGCATCCCGGTCATTTCTTCCGTGGCGCCAGAAGTTGGCGACGACGGTCAGTTGACCGGGGACGTCTTGAACGTCAACGCGGACACCGCAGCGGCCGAGCTTGCCGCAGCCTTGGGTGCCGAGAAGCTCGTGATCCTGACGGACGTCGAGGGTCTCTACGCCAAGTGGCCGGACAAGAACTCGCTCATCTCGATGCTTACCGCCGACGAGTTGCGAGACATGATGCCAACTCTTGAATCCGGCATGATCCCGAAGATGGCTGCGTGCCTGAAGGCACTTGACGCCGGTGTCCCGCAGACCCACATTGTGGACGGGCGCCAACCGCACTCGATCCTCTTGGAAATTTTCACGAGCGAAGGCATCGGAACCCTCTTGGTCCCCGGCTCCCCAGAGTCACAAGCCCCAGCGACGACGCCAGAAAGTGGTGCACAAGCATGA